The nucleotide window TAAAATGGTACtggttttaatgaaaaaagtttcTCAAATCCCCAGAAGTAGATTACAATTTTAATTCTAGGATTTGAAAAAAGTAAACTATAGTTTGATAAACTACAAAAACTACTGCTGTAAACTCATAACAGACCTCAGAACAAATACCATACCTTTTCTAATAGTTTCAACAGCAGGGCATTTGACAAGGCTGTGTGTGGTCTGAAGGACAGTAAAGCCAGTGAGTAAACCTATGCCACCCTGTAGCAGCCAGTCACCTGGGTCCGCCTGCAGATGACTGTACCTGCCTCCACCCTTTCAACTATTTACCAACAATTTGCATAAActcacaaaatatgtaaaaaggcAGCATGGGTCCAGGTTGATATAACACAATGGTATTTAAACATAAGGTCTTGCACGAAAGGCTCAAAGAGTCAGTCCCACCAGCACCAGCCAGAAAGTCAAGGATTCACAGcaatttacacacaaaaaaaggcatAAGGAATATAGATGCAGGTTCAATATGGTTGTTCAAATAGCTACCTCAATCTTAGATTGCATTTACAAAATGTAAATTGCCAAGAAAGTTACTATTCTCTACCAAAATCAGTACTGCAGATGTTTCAGAATACTGCATTTTAGCAGGACCAAGGACAAATTCAAGGATTTGGAAGGATCCCCTCCTTGGTGGGTGAGAAGACTAGTCACACACTTGGAAGGCGGCGGGGGGAAGAAcagcacagggaagggaaggaagcaagacTTCTGTCTCCAAAAGTGTAAAAGGCCAATATGTTGAGGAATAGAACAACTTTCTGTGGGTCTAGGGAACACAAAGACAAACAAGACAGGCAAATTTTAGTTCAAAGTAAGGAAGAATATGTCAAAGATCAGGGCTGTTCATAATTGGACTGGTGCACCTGGAAAGGCGGTAAGGACCTCCTTACTGAAGGCCAGACCTCATGACCCAAGGAGGTTTCCAACATCACAGGAAGTCAGATTAGGTAACTCCCTCCCCGCCACAAATGCCACACTGAACAGAAGATATTTACCGGCAAGACCACCTCCCTAACTCCAACACCTCCCCATTCTCTCACTCCAAGCTTGAcgattctaatttattttctaagaaaataatctgCAAAGGTTAGTGCTTTAACAAAAATTAGGGACACTAACAACTAACAATAATGAAACAAGCTCTGAGAGTTGGGCAGCTAACTCACTGGGAAACCAGGAACACCGCCCTCAGACGTGATACTCAGATGCTGTGCATTCTTTGTAGTTTCCCTACATCGTTTTCCTAGATAATACTCTTTTACCTTTAGTCGGTTAATAGACTCCGAATTCAAAATGACTGAGCTTAAAGAGATTTTCGTAAAACTTCctgaaattaggggcacctgggtggctcagtaggttaagtgtccgactttggctcaggtcatgatctcatggttttgtgggttcgagccccacatcgggctctgtgttgacagctcagagcctggagcctgcttcggattctgtgtctctggctctgggctctctctgcccctcccccactcacactctggctctcaaaaatgactaaatgttaaagggaaaaaaCTTCCTGAAATTAGAGTgagccttttttttaaacctcattcTACAAAGGTTGCAAGAAGCCTAGGCAAGACATTCTTAAACTGCCCCAGCTAGAACCCTCAGAGAATTAATTATAATTCCTCTACCCAACTAGGGATTGAGAGGTGTGGAAGGAAGATACAGGGCTTACTTTATTTGCAGATATCCGTTCTTCCCCCATTATCTCCATGCTTCCTGAAACCCATCACTAAGTAAGTGACCCTGCAGTGTTCAAATGGATGCCTAACATGGTTTGGGTCCTCTTCTAATTCTACCCTAGGTACAAGATTACAGATCCCAGAAGCTCATTACCCAACCATTCAAGTCGAAAATGATAGCACTGTCATAAAAAGTACTCTCAGAACTTTCTCTGAAGAGTACCCACTCACTGTCTGGAATTTCTTTAAGGAGGCAGCTACCTGCCCACAATCCATCATACACTCAGAAAAACAGGCCAGCTCTCCACATCTCTTCTTGATTCCCAACCCAGAGAACACCAGTCTGAAACAGAGACTGGTGTTTCTGTCCAAATCAGAGGCCCTTTCAGCCTCAACAACACATTCCAGACCATCTGCTCTAACGGCCAGGCTTTACCTTTCTGAACGTGGATGATGTCGGGGAAGttggccaggtgcccctgatacaGCGCTAACAGGTCCATGACGGGGTCCAGGTCCTGCCTGGGCTGCTCGGCAAAGAGCTCGCCGATGGCGTCATAGGCATCTCCGGTGAAGGCGATGGCCTGGTTCAGGCCGGCGGAGAAGGCCTGCTGGTCCAGCTCAAAGGCCTGGCTGAGGCCGCGGAAGGACTGGCCCACCTTCTGATACTCCTTCTTGAAGCCCGTCACCTGCTTGCGGGCGAACTCGTTGGCCGTGTGGTTGAGCTGCAGCGCGCTGTCGTCCATCTTCTTGGTGAAGCACTTGAAGCCATCAATCTTGCTCTCCACCTCCTGCAGGTcgagggcggcggcggggggcgtGCTCAGGGTCAGGAAGAAGTTGGCGCCCACCATCTCATCCTTCTCGGCCTTCCTCTTGCCCTGTTTCCAGGCCTTCTCATCCGTGCTGCTGGGGCACGTCAGGAAGTGCTGGAAGACGTCGCACTGCGCCAGCACCGGGTGGCTGGCCATGTGGTTCATCCACCAGATCAGGCCCTTCCTGCGCTTGGAGATGAAGTCCTCCTCGAAGCGGCCCGTGGCCTGCTTCTCAGGCAGGTGGGGCACCGAGATGACAGGGAACTTCTCCGCCAGACGCGCGTACAGCCAGTCGAAGTGCTTGTAGCGCCGGTGCACCGGCACCTGCGTGTGCGTGGGCACCAGCTTGTAGGAGATGTAGCTCTTCATGCCCTTGAACTTGGTCTGTTTGGTGGGGTCGTCGATGGTGCACTGGAAGGGGTAAGGGTTCTCCTGCCACTCTGGGCCGTAGGGCCCCAGCACCACGCACAGCTTGTCCCCGTCCTTCACGAAGCCCGATGCTTCGCCCAGCACGAAGGCCTCACCGCCCGACTTGACGAAGGTAGAAAAGCGGTTGAGATTGCGGCTTACAGTAGCTGAGCTCTTGGCCCCCGACGGGTGGTGCTGCGGAGGTGCCGGGCCGCCGCGGGAGCCCAGCGACAGGTCGGAGCGCGTAGACAGGCGGTAGCGGCCGGCCGCGCCGCCCGCGGACGACGAGCCGTCGAGGTCCGGGTACGCGCCGCTGCCCAGCGCGCCGGGCTCGTCGGCCACCGTGGAGCTGTCGTCCCACTCGTCGTCCCAGTCATCGTCGCTGCCCTGGCTGGCCTGGTAGCCGCCGCCGTAGAGCTGCTGAGGCGACGGCTGCAGGGCGCCCCCGCCGTACGGGAAGCCCGCAGCCGGCGGCTGGAAGGTGCTCGGCGGTGGCGCCTGCTGCGGTTGCAGCAGCGGCTGGAAGGCGTCGGGCGGCGGCTTGAAGGAGGCGGGCGGCGCGGCGGGCAGGGGCTCGAAGCCGCCGGGCGGCACGTTGGCGTAGCGAGCTGGAGCTCCCGGACCCCCGTCGCCCGCCGGGCCGGGCTCAGGGGCGCGGATCACCTGCACGTACGAGGCCGGGAAGAGGCCACGGTCGCCGCGGCTGTTGACCCCCTCGAGCCAGCCCTCGATGTCCTGTTCGCTGCACAGGCTCAGCACCTCATGTTCCCGCAGCGAGATCTCGCCCGGGTTCTCCGACCTAAAGTCATACAGCGCCCGGGCGCGCAGCGCCATGGTCCCGGCGTCCCGGCGGGCGGCCGCCGACTCCCGGCGCCGCGAGCCCGGGGCCGGCCGAAGGGACCCGCGGTGTCGCCCGCGCCCCGGCGCGCGAAGTGGAGGCCAAAAGATAGCGCGCAGCTCCGCGCCCCGGCCCGCCGGTCGCGCCCTCCGCGTCGCTCGGCTCGCAGCGCCGACTGCCGCGCTgggctgccgccgccgccgccggccgggggcggggcccgcgGCCTCCCACGTCCCCAGCTGCGCTAATCCACGGCCGAGAGCCGCGCGCCAGGCGAGAGCAAGCGATGGCCGAGCCGCCGCGCCTGCCGGCGGAGCCCACTCGGCGGCCGCCACTGCCCCCTTCAGGCGGGCCCTGAGCCGTGAGGCGCAGGGCGAAGATTTccactcagaaagaaagaagtgaattgTCTGAGATGTTTAGGctcttaggtaaaaaaaaaaaaaaacaacgtatCCTAGAAAGTAAATTAATATTTGCGTTCCTGACGAACGTTCCCACTCGGAGCGCTCAGTGAATGCTTCTAGAATAACTGAACCACACATCTAATAAAGGAGTTTCAGTGAATATTAGCGACGGCACTAAGAAGAAGACAAGATGCTTGTGCCGGGGGCTGTCCGCTCCCTTTCGTCTTCCACCCGCTGGAACCTTCTGGCAAGAAGGGGAGAAGAATGACAAGAGCAAAGTAAGGAAGGTGTTGTGCCTGACAAATGAAGAGGCTAAGGGTGGTGTGGGAAGAGAGGCATCAGGGCGGGAGAGTTTTCAGTAAAATACGTCTGCAGGGAGAGCTGGCATTTTGCATATGTCCCTTCTGCTCCCTGAGCCTCACGTAGTGCGGGGAATGAGAGTTTACACTTCCGAGTCAGGCTACTGGGTTCGAATTCGCTTTCTGACACTACCTAGCttctgaccttgagcaagtcactcactggacctccctccctcctaggGTTGTTGTGGGGATTCGATAATCATGTaatccctactttacagatggggaacatGAAACAGAGGGATTCATATATGGCGAGTACTATACATGGGGAGCACAGTCAGGTGTTTGTTGCTGCTGTCGCTAATGTTACTGCTGTTGGGGAAAGCAAAAACCCCGTTCTCCTTCATAAAGAGAATGGGGTCCTAAAACCACAATCCCAGGGCGTAGCACCAGAAAGGACCCTCATGTTCACACCCCTACTCCTAATCTGAGATCAGTGACCATCTGTGTCCATTCATCTGTGTCTCActgtatttatattatctttaagATACGtagattcaaaaaagaaaactcacttcCCGAGATACTAATCAGCTCCCATCTCCGAAGTTGCCTTGTTTCACATCTTTTCCTTCAGTGTATAATTTGCCCCAAGTTTTTTCTTCTCATAGTCCCCTTTTATTAAGTCTAGCCTAATGATTCCTTTAAAGACACCTCTAACTGGGATTCAGCGTTCATATGTCATTAATTTCAGCCTGTCCTCTGACCCTTTTCAAGCAAATCTGGGAAACGGGCCAGAAGAGTTTACAAGTATTGTGAGGAAGGGCTGTGGTATTCTAAGCATCTTGCGCAAAACCACCAACCCAGTATACCAGAAGTACTCCCACAGTGTTTATCCCTAATGCAAAAACCTTTATTCAATTCTGTAAGCAAATTCTGAATTACAACATTTTTAGTTGAAAACTCTGAGTTAGGATCCTTCTTACAGTAAGCAAGAGAGGTCATTGAATTTCATCGTCAACAATTTATGTGGTCAGAAACATGAAGTCGACATTCACGGAACATCTACAATACAATTGATTTTGTTTGTTAACTGTGAGAAGCTAACCTACCATATTTAGGATAAGTACGTTTAATTTCACCCTTACCATTCATCTGGTAGTTACTTTTTTAGGTTAAAGCGTTCACTAAAGTAACACGAAACCTGCAATGCTTCaggttttgagacagagagactaAAAATCTATTTCAGGTGTGAAAATTCCAGGACTTTGAGGTGATGGCTTTTAAAGACTGGTTGGGCTGCTCCTTAGAAACAGTAGTTGAGGAACTACTGGATGTCAGAGGTTGTTTGCAGTTCCAGAACAAACAAGCATTCAGTTGGCAGGAGTCTGATGGGAGGCCAGGCATCAGGCTTGGTGAAGGAGAGAAACGGGCTATCCATGGTGCCTGGCTCTGTGGCTCCTGGGTGACAGGAAAAGTTCCTTAGGGTCTTGGATATTTAGAAAATGTGCTCAAGTATTAGAAAATTATAACTCTGCACTCAGGGAAGTAGATAcagcaacacatttttaaaagagttctCTGGAAAATGGAGACTATTCATAATTTAGTTTACACAATCATTTTTATAACCATCaactatttctatttccttgtgCGTTTGTAAAAACACATCATTCCGGGACACTAAATAACTCCACACGACCGTATCTTCACACTTCTTCCTTTGGCCTGTGAGGCCTTATGTGGTGGCCTGGCCCTTGCTTCTCTTTCCATTCCTCTCTTCAACTAGAGTGAAACCACAGCGGTTTCTTTGCTATTTCTGGAACAAGCCAAGCACATTTGTGCCtcagatttatttctttagagcagttttaggttcatagcaaaattgagcagaaggcaCAAGAGATTTTCCATATAGCCCCTCCTCACTGTCAACATCTCCAATCAGAGAGGTGCATTGGTTTCCATCGATAAACCCACACTACCACACCTTTATCCCTCAAAGCGCATAGTTTACGTTAGGATTCACTCTCGGTGTATATTTTATGggcttggacaaatgtataatgacatgtatctacatCTATGATTGTAGTAGcgtacagagtagtttcactgccctaaaaatcctctgtgctctgcctgttcatctctgcttccctcctaacccctggcaaacactgatccttttaatgtctccatagttttgccttttccagggtgttatatagttggaatcatacagtatgcagcctttgtagacaggcttctttcacttggtaatatgcatttaagcctcctccatgtattttcatagcttgatagctcatttattcttagccctaataatattccattgtctgtatgtatcacagtttatttattatttgtctaACTGAACAATATCTTGGTTGTTCCTAGAatggggcaattatgaataagcTGTTATAAACACTCcagtgcaggtttttgtgtgaatataagttttaaactcctttgggtaaatgtcaAGGAATTCAATTACTGGATTgcatggtaagagtatgtttagttttgtaagaaactgccaacttcccaagtgactgtaccattttgcattaccaccagcaaTGGATCAGAAtgccttgtcagcatttggtattgtcagtgttctggattttggctattctgataAGCGGGTAGTGGcacctcattttaatttgcatttccctgatgacatatgatgtagGACATCTTATTTGCCATCCGTATATCttttttatgattaattttttttaattttagagagagagagtgtgtgtgtgaatgggggaggggagcagggggaaaaagagagagagagagagagagagggagagagagagagagggagaatcttaaacaggttccacgTTCAGCACGgaaccagatgcggggcttgatctccctaccatgagatcacgacctgagctgaaatcaagagtcagtcactaaactgactgagccacccaggtgtccctgtatgTCTTCCTCAGTGAGGTAGTCTGTTAAGatttttggcccatttttaaattgagttgtttgcttccttattattgacttttaagaatattttgtacattttggaaaaaaaagaaattgtgtacattttggaaaataatcctttatcagatgtcttttgtaaatattgctgtcagtctgtgacttgtcttctcattctcttgatgtTGTCTTTTacaaagcagaagtttttaattttaatgtagtccagcttatcaattatttatttcatggatAGTGCTTTGGAATTATaactaaaaagtcattgccataccCAACATCATTTAGGTTTTcttgttatcttctaggagttttatagttttgcatttcatATTGaagtctctgatccattttgagttaatttttgtggaaggtataaggtctgtgtctagactgattgattgatttttgcatGCAGATGCCCAgctgctccagcaccatttgtcaaaaaGACTATCTGTGCCTCTTTGTGttgcctttcctcctttgtcaaagatcagttgactatatttgtgtgaatctatttctgggctctatattctgtcccattgatcccTCTATTTTTCCACcggtaccacactgtcttgattacttcAGCGTTAGAGTTAAGActtacaggtgcctgggtggctcagtcggttaagcgtccgactcttggttttggctcagatcatgatcttacattttggaagttcaagccccatatcaggctccgagctgacagtgtggagcctgcttgggattctctctctccctctctttctgtccctcccctgctcactctctctgtctgtctcagaatgaataaatttttaaaaaattatagagtaAGACTTAAAATTGAGTAGTGTCAGCCCTCTTTGTTCTTCTACTTCAGTATTGTCTTGGCCATTCTGGGTCTCTTGCCTCTCCAGGTAAGCTTTATAATCAGTTTGTTGATAGCTACAAAATaatgctgggattttgattgggatcacattgaatctacagatcaagtTGGAAGGAGATGACATCTTGAATCTTCCTATCcaagaacatggaatatctctccttTTACTTAGTGCTTTGATTTCTTTCGTCAGAGTTTTGGTTTCtcctcatatagatcttttacatattttgtcagatttataCCGAAGTGTTTCATTTTCAGAGGGTGCTAAGGTGAGTGGTATTGTGCTTttaattccacttgttcattgctagtatgtGTAGGAAAACAATTGGTTTCTGTATATTAACTGTgcatcctgcaaccttgctgtaATCACTTTTGAGCTctaggggtgggaggagggtttAGTTGATTCTCTTGGGGATTTCTACATAgccaatcatgtcatctgcacacaaagagagttttatttcttcccaatgtgtatgccttttatttcttggttttctttattgcattagctaggacttccaatataaTGTCGAAAAGcattgattccattttctctgctttcttacaTATCAGTTAAACTTCTTTTTTAGTAGTTGGCCTAGAGTTTGCAATACGCATTACAAGTAATCCAAGTCTGCTTTCAGTTAACACTATAGTGCTTCACAGGTAGTGTGAGTACCctctaataacaaaataatacaaattcttCTGGCCCCTTGTAGCAttgatatcatttattttatgtataaaatatgtataagcacacataagtgtgtgtgtgtatacatatttatttatatcatttattttatgtatgtataagcacacataagtgtgtgtgtatatgtatatatacatatatacatatacacacacacacacatatatacacactcataAACATACATAGTTGAATAAAGCACTGCTGTTACTATTTTGAGCAGTTATttgttagatcaattaagaaaaataggagattttattttacctttacttATTCCTTCTCCAGTGTTCTCCCTTTCTTTAAGTAGATCTGAGTTTCTAATCTATTaaccattttccctctccctgaaGAACTTCTAACATTTCTTGCAAAGCAAAcctactggcaacaaattctttccatttttatttgtctaagAAAGTCTTAATTTCTCATGGCACAGAATTCTAAATTGGCAGCTCTTTTTCTCAACACTTTACATATTTGACTCCACTCTCCTCTTGCTTGCATCGTTTCTGAGGAGAAGTGAGATATAGTTCTGATTTTTGCTCCTCTATAGGtaagatattttttcctttgatttcttttacgattttttttcttactctttcattttctgtagtttaaaaTTATGTGCCTAGgcgtaggtttttttttttttttttt belongs to Acinonyx jubatus isolate Ajub_Pintada_27869175 chromosome A1, VMU_Ajub_asm_v1.0, whole genome shotgun sequence and includes:
- the SNX18 gene encoding sorting nexin-18 produces the protein MALRARALYDFRSENPGEISLREHEVLSLCSEQDIEGWLEGVNSRGDRGLFPASYVQVIRAPEPGPAGDGGPGAPARYANVPPGGFEPLPAAPPASFKPPPDAFQPLLQPQQAPPPSTFQPPAAGFPYGGGALQPSPQQLYGGGYQASQGSDDDWDDEWDDSSTVADEPGALGSGAYPDLDGSSSAGGAAGRYRLSTRSDLSLGSRGGPAPPQHHPSGAKSSATVSRNLNRFSTFVKSGGEAFVLGEASGFVKDGDKLCVVLGPYGPEWQENPYPFQCTIDDPTKQTKFKGMKSYISYKLVPTHTQVPVHRRYKHFDWLYARLAEKFPVISVPHLPEKQATGRFEEDFISKRRKGLIWWMNHMASHPVLAQCDVFQHFLTCPSSTDEKAWKQGKRKAEKDEMVGANFFLTLSTPPAAALDLQEVESKIDGFKCFTKKMDDSALQLNHTANEFARKQVTGFKKEYQKVGQSFRGLSQAFELDQQAFSAGLNQAIAFTGDAYDAIGELFAEQPRQDLDPVMDLLALYQGHLANFPDIIHVQKGALTKVKESRRHVEEGKMEVQKADGIQDRCNTISFATLAEIHHFHQIRVRDFKSQMQHFLQQQIIFFQKVTQKLEEALHKYDSV